In Proteus vulgaris, one DNA window encodes the following:
- the rcsB gene encoding response regulator transcription factor RcsB, with protein MNNLNIIIADDHPIVLFGIRKSLEQIEWVNVVGEFEDSTSLINNLPKLNADALITDLSMPGDKYGDGITLIKYIKRHYPNLSIIVLTMNNNPAILSAVLDLEIEGIVLKQGAPTDLPKALAALQKGKKFMPESVAKLLEKVNANGYGDKRLSPKESEVLRLFAEGFLVTEIAKKLNRSIKTISSQKKSAMMKLGVDNDIALLNYLSSVTIDKEINGPD; from the coding sequence ATGAATAACCTTAATATTATTATTGCCGATGATCACCCAATCGTTTTATTCGGTATTCGTAAATCTTTAGAACAAATTGAATGGGTCAATGTTGTCGGTGAATTTGAAGATTCAACGTCACTTATCAACAACTTACCTAAGTTAAATGCAGATGCATTAATTACTGACTTATCTATGCCTGGTGATAAGTATGGTGATGGTATTACACTAATTAAGTACATCAAAAGACATTACCCGAATTTGTCGATTATTGTACTTACCATGAATAACAACCCAGCTATTTTAAGTGCCGTCCTTGATCTTGAAATTGAAGGTATTGTACTTAAACAAGGTGCTCCAACGGATCTACCAAAAGCATTGGCAGCGTTGCAAAAAGGCAAGAAATTTATGCCTGAAAGTGTCGCGAAGCTACTTGAGAAAGTCAATGCAAATGGTTATGGCGATAAGCGTTTGTCACCTAAAGAAAGTGAAGTACTGAGATTATTTGCTGAAGGCTTTCTCGTCACTGAGATAGCAAAAAAACTTAATCGTAGTATTAAAACTATTAGTAGCCAGAAAAAATCAGCAATGATGAAACTGGGTGTTGATAACGATATTGCATTACTTAATTACTTATCATCAGTAACTATTGATAAGGAAATTAACGGCCCAGATTGA
- the rcsC gene encoding two-component system sensor histidine kinase RcsC, which translates to MRYLSSFKTSLKISRYLFRVLGIMLWAMGALLTMFYLINIFNDTKSDIRQEYSNNYTNLLSFFRQTSGTIRDLQYLAERHQEQINLNPGIKNSLFYEGPFSLHKLNETADCELFKGQTNNYFRSFNSILYYWKDNTPALQGINQVFMVGSHSMCMINFPLRASPVDTEMLKKMVYENTRNYINQRAQGKEVNQYWIVPDAKGDSGILYVMSPVYASGKFIGLIGIERAIRLEYFSPAKDRVISIHLLNSRNTTVLSYPAENTYRSVKQVADVSAPYFGFDEDFSELVAKRKLLPSSFSVVYSLPLKQILNEFKFTIFNALILNIISAIFIFIFVWIFERKIFSPAENNASRLEEHEQFNHKIVASAPVGISILRIRDGMIILSNELAHNYFRLLSHSDKQNILSIIAEKSSNMVDVVTNNRNHLQISFVNSRYQNEDVAICVLVDISARVKMERSLQNMATAAEQANQAKSMFLATVSHELRTPLYGIIGNLELLQSFAQNDDTSRLLKTMDNSSSLLLKIISDILDFSKIESKQLKIEIKPFNCRQVLSFVISNYLPLIAKKDLAIYCFIEPDVPKIVNSDPVRVQQVISNLLNNSIKFTTTGCITLHLYKDEYYLYFDIHDTGRGIGEKALHELFEPFFQVSQNTESASEGTGLGLAICEKLINLMDGDISVVSQENIGSRFTVRIPLYGALEERELATEKDIYKESTVRCFIDIKNLYLEGFIGRYLNYFGLNCELLTEETTLSSTDFIITDFDYPRKHHCQFIRLNEHYLEPSKKIAENIWVCSTYKLNELTKIILQLPQSKIEANCVDMAELNTDCGLQALTILIVDDHPINRLLLTDQLKKIGFNTATAEDGCDALAYLAKNHIDIILTDVNMPNMNGYQLATHIREMGSDMPVIGVTANAIAEEKQRCIDAGMNDCVSKPVSLSILREVLVGHIQKK; encoded by the coding sequence TTGAGATATCTCTCGTCCTTTAAAACATCGTTAAAAATTTCCCGCTACCTTTTTCGCGTATTAGGTATCATGTTGTGGGCGATGGGGGCATTATTAACAATGTTTTACCTCATCAATATATTTAATGATACAAAGTCAGATATTAGGCAAGAGTATAGTAATAACTACACTAATCTCCTCAGTTTTTTTCGACAAACTTCTGGCACCATCCGTGATTTACAATACCTCGCAGAACGTCATCAAGAGCAAATTAATTTAAATCCAGGTATAAAAAATTCACTATTTTATGAAGGACCATTCTCACTTCATAAACTCAATGAAACGGCAGACTGTGAATTATTTAAGGGACAAACCAATAACTATTTTCGTTCGTTTAACAGTATCTTATATTATTGGAAAGATAATACTCCCGCATTACAAGGGATAAACCAAGTTTTCATGGTAGGCTCGCACAGTATGTGCATGATTAACTTCCCTTTGCGCGCATCACCAGTAGATACTGAAATGTTGAAAAAGATGGTTTACGAAAATACACGTAATTACATTAATCAACGGGCACAAGGCAAAGAAGTTAATCAATACTGGATAGTTCCTGATGCAAAAGGGGATAGTGGCATTTTATATGTTATGTCACCAGTTTATGCTTCGGGCAAATTTATTGGGTTAATTGGTATTGAAAGAGCAATTCGTCTTGAATATTTCTCTCCAGCCAAAGATAGAGTAATTTCTATCCATCTTCTAAATAGCCGAAATACTACAGTATTAAGCTATCCTGCAGAAAATACTTATCGTTCTGTTAAGCAAGTTGCTGATGTGAGTGCACCTTATTTTGGTTTTGATGAAGATTTTAGTGAGTTAGTTGCAAAACGAAAACTATTGCCATCTTCTTTTAGTGTGGTGTATTCATTACCACTAAAGCAAATTCTAAATGAATTTAAATTCACCATTTTTAATGCTCTGATTTTAAATATTATTTCTGCCATTTTTATTTTTATTTTTGTGTGGATCTTCGAAAGAAAAATATTCTCACCAGCAGAAAATAACGCTTCCCGATTAGAAGAGCATGAACAGTTTAACCATAAAATTGTGGCATCGGCGCCTGTCGGAATTAGTATTCTGAGAATACGCGATGGTATGATCATTTTAAGTAACGAATTAGCACATAACTATTTTCGGTTACTTAGTCACAGTGATAAGCAAAATATTTTATCTATTATTGCTGAGAAAAGTAGCAATATGGTTGATGTGGTAACGAATAACCGCAATCACTTACAAATTAGTTTTGTTAATTCACGCTATCAAAATGAAGATGTGGCTATCTGTGTTTTAGTGGACATTAGTGCTCGTGTTAAAATGGAACGTTCGCTACAAAATATGGCAACAGCGGCAGAACAAGCTAACCAAGCAAAATCAATGTTCTTAGCTACGGTGAGTCATGAATTACGTACACCACTTTACGGCATTATTGGTAATTTAGAGTTATTACAATCCTTTGCGCAAAATGATGATACAAGTCGATTATTAAAAACGATGGATAATTCCTCATCATTACTGCTAAAAATTATTAGTGATATTCTCGATTTCTCAAAAATTGAATCTAAACAATTAAAAATTGAGATTAAACCGTTTAATTGTCGCCAAGTACTCTCTTTTGTTATTTCTAACTATTTACCTTTAATTGCGAAAAAAGATTTAGCTATCTACTGCTTTATCGAACCAGATGTACCTAAAATTGTAAATAGTGATCCTGTTCGTGTACAACAGGTTATTTCTAATTTATTGAATAATAGTATTAAATTCACTACGACAGGATGTATTACTTTACATCTTTATAAAGATGAGTATTACCTGTATTTTGATATTCATGATACAGGACGAGGGATCGGTGAGAAGGCATTACATGAGCTTTTTGAACCATTCTTCCAAGTTTCACAAAATACAGAAAGTGCATCTGAAGGGACAGGATTGGGTTTAGCTATTTGTGAAAAACTCATTAACTTAATGGATGGCGATATCAGTGTAGTTTCACAAGAAAATATTGGTAGTCGATTTACAGTTCGAATACCACTTTATGGTGCGTTAGAAGAGAGAGAACTTGCTACTGAAAAGGATATTTATAAAGAGAGCACTGTTCGTTGTTTTATTGATATCAAAAACCTTTATTTAGAAGGATTTATTGGGCGATATCTCAATTACTTTGGGTTGAACTGTGAATTATTAACGGAAGAAACAACACTGTCTTCAACGGATTTTATTATCACGGACTTTGATTATCCGAGAAAGCATCATTGCCAATTTATTAGGCTCAATGAACATTACCTCGAGCCATCCAAAAAGATAGCAGAGAACATATGGGTATGTAGTACTTATAAGTTAAATGAATTAACAAAAATAATACTACAATTACCACAAAGCAAAATTGAAGCAAATTGTGTTGATATGGCTGAGCTGAATACAGATTGTGGTTTACAAGCATTAACCATTTTGATTGTTGATGATCATCCAATAAATCGCTTATTACTGACCGATCAACTGAAAAAAATTGGTTTTAATACAGCAACTGCAGAAGATGGGTGTGATGCATTAGCCTATTTAGCGAAAAATCATATCGATATTATTCTGACTGATGTCAACATGCCGAATATGAATGGTTATCAGCTTGCAACTCACATACGAGAAATGGGGAGCGATATGCCAGTTATTGGCGTAACAGCGAATGCAATAGCAGAAGAAAAGCAGCGTTGTATTGATGCCGGAATGAATGATTGTGTGTCTAAGCCTGTATCGCTTTCTATTTTAAGAGAAGTTCTGGTAGGGCATATACAGAAAAAGTAG
- the rcsD gene encoding phosphotransferase RcsD: protein MRTLNQLKPNTLTRLYVLFLLFMVISLFLYAYSYFDTWLDSKKNAINNTTHKFALQVEDYRYHSNQLFQLSNKISDTTLFPSLPLTPIKLRSDVFWLEGRDQTIDAIIFGKPNEQTFQLAQRFANSLEIIWGVRNDYSSLYYLNGKGNDLILITTHSVLKPEIRYKESYLTLTAENKRSELLMQSTALDEKESLSPIRKMSTENIYYYTYRIMFNVPGQLTSVVAFDLPINNFLPSELSPHYLRLLPTGQQSVYDKNSIEISTDGSSLIFSQPIAGIPYSLSYEYPLKLIIKEIAYKNIWLLISLLAFISVSVFGHIYIRNKYVFPYISMTRNLRIKEEMTNDIISNLPIGLLVYNFSSNHKIISNSHAEKLLPHIDLSKIRQMAIEHNGLIQTAINNEIYEIRTSNNSNIDNTSLFIFLNKDNEALINKKLQLAQQEYEKNTIARRKILSNMSLELMRPIKDINEMVYQFKELLPESTHQQLLSLLLEKTNYISEWIENITLINKLENQEWKIHKDEFELSTLVESILITASPFMIRKGLTLYFHNNIRPGLLLINDGPALSKIILSLINYAISTTNYGKITVNLNLVKNKDKEEILIDIIDSGSGLTPQDIANIKYPFLGQAMGDKYYSNSGIIFYLCHLLCNKIQGELTIKSQESIGSHFRIVLPYQHIDTEERTFNVLLEGISAKLAIKNPEIEKIICRQLDKYGATYFDKNRENLYPEYDIILKDTPDDSPESPTILLMSSIVGFEKISKDLIKCNYNFGDPLIEAVTYLIEENESFSLDTTEESILDENNNLDNYEVILNNYRKKLNGSDYKELFISTVPIDVEKLHLEATNKDFHSLAQTAHRLKGVFAMLDLEYLRESCEYLEHDIKNHNELEIKERITQLDKWIQQLLQQGNN from the coding sequence ATGCGTACATTGAACCAACTCAAGCCAAATACACTAACTCGCTTATATGTCCTGTTTCTTCTTTTTATGGTCATATCACTTTTTCTATACGCTTACAGCTATTTTGATACTTGGCTAGATAGTAAAAAGAATGCTATTAACAACACGACTCATAAATTTGCTTTGCAGGTTGAAGATTACCGTTATCACTCTAATCAGCTTTTTCAGTTATCAAATAAAATATCAGACACGACCCTCTTTCCATCCTTACCACTAACTCCAATAAAACTACGCTCTGATGTCTTTTGGCTTGAAGGTCGAGATCAAACTATAGATGCCATTATATTTGGTAAACCTAACGAACAAACGTTCCAGCTAGCACAACGCTTTGCTAATTCACTCGAAATTATCTGGGGTGTACGTAATGATTACAGTTCACTTTATTATCTAAATGGTAAAGGAAATGATCTTATCTTAATTACGACTCACTCTGTGCTTAAACCAGAAATTCGTTACAAAGAAAGCTATCTAACGCTAACCGCTGAGAACAAACGCTCTGAGCTGTTGATGCAATCAACCGCTTTAGATGAAAAAGAGAGCCTTTCCCCTATTAGAAAGATGTCTACAGAAAATATCTATTACTACACCTACCGCATTATGTTTAATGTGCCAGGGCAACTTACTAGCGTGGTCGCTTTTGATTTACCTATCAATAATTTTTTACCTTCAGAACTATCACCGCACTACTTAAGATTACTGCCAACAGGCCAACAGTCGGTTTATGATAAAAATAGCATTGAAATTTCAACCGACGGCTCTTCTTTGATTTTTTCTCAACCTATTGCGGGCATTCCCTATTCACTCTCTTATGAATATCCGTTGAAATTAATTATCAAAGAGATTGCTTATAAAAATATCTGGTTGTTAATTAGCCTACTTGCTTTTATTTCAGTTTCTGTTTTCGGACACATCTATATACGTAACAAGTATGTTTTCCCGTACATCTCAATGACTCGTAATCTACGCATCAAAGAAGAGATGACTAACGATATCATTTCTAATCTTCCTATCGGGTTATTGGTATACAATTTTTCCTCTAACCATAAAATTATTAGCAACAGCCATGCTGAAAAACTATTACCTCATATCGATTTATCAAAGATCCGACAGATGGCGATTGAGCATAACGGCTTAATCCAAACAGCGATCAATAATGAGATTTATGAGATTAGAACTAGCAATAACAGCAATATTGATAATACGTCATTATTCATATTTCTGAATAAAGACAACGAAGCACTTATCAATAAAAAATTACAACTTGCACAGCAAGAATATGAAAAAAACACCATCGCACGACGTAAGATCTTATCTAATATGTCATTAGAATTAATGCGTCCTATCAAAGATATAAATGAGATGGTTTATCAATTCAAAGAATTATTGCCTGAAAGTACCCATCAGCAATTGCTTAGCTTATTATTAGAAAAAACAAATTACATTTCCGAATGGATAGAAAATATTACGCTAATTAATAAGTTAGAAAATCAAGAATGGAAAATTCACAAGGATGAATTTGAGCTTTCAACATTAGTTGAATCTATTTTGATAACTGCATCACCATTTATGATAAGAAAAGGTTTAACCCTTTATTTCCATAATAATATAAGGCCTGGTTTACTTTTAATTAATGATGGCCCCGCATTAAGTAAGATTATTTTATCATTGATTAATTATGCCATTAGTACGACTAACTATGGAAAAATAACTGTTAATCTAAATTTAGTTAAAAATAAAGATAAAGAAGAAATACTTATTGATATTATTGATAGTGGAAGTGGGCTAACACCACAAGACATCGCTAATATAAAATACCCATTCCTAGGGCAAGCAATGGGAGATAAATATTATTCCAATTCTGGGATTATTTTTTATTTATGTCATTTGTTGTGTAATAAAATTCAGGGTGAGTTAACAATTAAGAGCCAAGAAAGTATTGGTTCTCATTTCCGAATTGTACTCCCATACCAGCATATAGATACGGAAGAACGAACTTTTAACGTATTATTGGAAGGAATAAGCGCAAAACTCGCCATAAAAAACCCTGAAATAGAAAAAATCATCTGCCGACAACTTGATAAATACGGCGCTACATACTTTGATAAAAATAGAGAGAATCTTTATCCCGAATACGATATCATACTTAAAGATACTCCGGATGATAGTCCTGAGTCCCCAACAATATTATTAATGAGCTCTATTGTTGGATTTGAAAAAATATCAAAAGATTTAATAAAGTGTAACTATAACTTCGGTGATCCTTTAATAGAAGCTGTTACTTATTTAATTGAAGAAAATGAGTCATTTTCTCTAGATACAACTGAAGAGAGTATTTTGGATGAAAATAATAACCTTGATAATTACGAAGTAATTCTTAATAATTATAGGAAGAAGTTGAATGGTAGTGATTATAAGGAACTATTTATCAGTACTGTTCCTATTGATGTTGAGAAACTACACTTAGAGGCAACAAATAAAGACTTTCATTCTCTAGCCCAAACAGCTCATCGTCTAAAAGGGGTTTTTGCCATGTTAGATTTAGAATATCTCAGAGAAAGCTGTGAATATTTAGAACATGACATAAAAAATCATAATGAATTAGAGATCAAAGAACGTATCACTCAACTGGACAAATGGATTCAACAGTTGCTGCAGCAAGGTAACAATTAA